The following are encoded in a window of Mycobacteroides chelonae CCUG 47445 genomic DNA:
- a CDS encoding ATP-dependent nuclease: MHIDRVDVERFLGFERLSIEVDPQLQLIAGPNNAGKSSLLRVLEAFFADPSRADLQRLKPLHDYYIQGGPRMMSSIQVQFAGLTPEEVEAFSDTVVRRSGTFWVKISCTRGGTISYHTSRNSSRASDIYQRVLETFSFVKIPSVRVSETDRGENDQSLLRLHETLEGVLVRSGGSRKTQLQKEFENAIAPVEELVHRVLSESIEAVASELPFRERDLGIKLPDSRHALRGMLNEAVITSKGEIEISIAERGTGFQSAMVLGILRYVASRSNQTAGKVVFVIEEPEAFLHPQTQRAMAKILRDISSDAQLLVTTHSPVLVDSFSVRRIVRLPLSPSGTNYQARRQELSEAEEGRLSRDCDATNSELVFANAVILVEGHGDKLLIDYLLERITGGAGGHYAIGITVIEASSIDNIPRLLRLAQLFGVRAYCITDKDGIHKAGDSKRKLLAILRAKDSQPSQGVLSQLCVLADKHVSNLTVALEQQDELNAKLHTWDVFLLASDLEGLLLDTVGQKALAEKLGPDGVNQLDSATATRFAEGTQGKEEMASWLGSKGWNSTNRKSGKAKPHLPSALLREHLSLRTALPRAIRPLEEWLRGIVSEHERSPL, encoded by the coding sequence GTGCATATCGATCGTGTGGACGTCGAGCGGTTCCTGGGGTTTGAGAGGCTGAGTATCGAAGTCGACCCCCAGCTGCAGCTCATCGCAGGTCCGAACAACGCCGGCAAGTCCTCACTTCTCCGTGTGCTTGAGGCGTTCTTCGCGGACCCGTCAAGAGCGGATCTCCAGCGGCTGAAACCCTTACACGATTACTACATTCAGGGCGGCCCGCGCATGATGTCGAGCATTCAGGTGCAGTTCGCTGGTCTGACCCCGGAGGAAGTGGAGGCCTTTTCCGACACGGTGGTGAGGAGGAGCGGAACCTTCTGGGTCAAGATCTCTTGCACTCGCGGCGGGACGATCAGCTACCACACGAGCCGCAATTCATCACGCGCCAGCGACATCTATCAACGGGTGCTAGAAACCTTCAGCTTCGTCAAGATCCCATCTGTCCGTGTGAGCGAAACAGACCGAGGCGAGAACGACCAGTCGTTGCTTCGTCTGCACGAGACCCTCGAAGGCGTCCTGGTCCGCTCGGGCGGTTCACGGAAGACGCAGCTGCAGAAGGAATTCGAGAATGCGATCGCTCCTGTCGAAGAACTCGTACACAGAGTGCTGAGCGAGTCGATCGAGGCAGTCGCCTCCGAATTGCCGTTCCGAGAGCGCGATCTCGGCATCAAGCTGCCAGACTCCCGGCACGCACTGCGCGGAATGCTCAACGAAGCCGTCATCACGAGCAAGGGCGAGATCGAGATCTCCATCGCTGAGCGCGGCACGGGGTTCCAGTCCGCGATGGTGCTCGGCATCCTTCGGTACGTCGCCTCTCGGAGCAACCAGACGGCAGGCAAAGTCGTGTTCGTGATCGAGGAGCCCGAGGCGTTCCTCCATCCACAGACTCAGCGTGCGATGGCAAAAATCCTCCGGGACATCTCCAGCGACGCACAACTCCTCGTGACGACCCACAGCCCGGTCCTCGTGGACTCCTTCTCCGTCCGCCGCATCGTCCGACTGCCACTGAGCCCGTCCGGAACGAACTACCAGGCGAGGCGACAAGAACTGTCGGAAGCCGAAGAAGGGCGACTGTCGAGAGACTGCGACGCGACCAACAGCGAATTGGTTTTCGCGAACGCAGTGATCCTCGTCGAGGGGCACGGTGACAAACTGCTCATCGACTACCTACTGGAGAGGATCACAGGCGGGGCCGGCGGGCACTACGCCATCGGCATCACCGTGATTGAAGCGTCGAGCATCGACAACATCCCGCGTCTGCTCCGGCTCGCACAGCTCTTCGGAGTGCGGGCCTACTGCATCACCGACAAAGACGGGATACACAAAGCTGGCGACAGCAAGCGCAAGCTGCTGGCGATCCTGAGGGCCAAGGATTCTCAGCCATCGCAAGGCGTGCTCTCACAGCTGTGCGTCCTGGCGGACAAGCACGTTTCCAACCTGACGGTGGCGCTAGAACAGCAGGACGAGCTGAACGCCAAGCTCCATACCTGGGACGTGTTCCTGCTTGCATCTGATCTGGAGGGCCTTCTGCTCGACACCGTCGGGCAGAAGGCCCTTGCCGAGAAACTCGGTCCAGACGGCGTGAATCAGCTTGACAGCGCGACCGCGACACGGTTCGCGGAAGGGACCCAGGGCAAGGAGGAAATGGCTTCTTGGCTTGGTTCCAAGGGCTGGAATTCCACGAACAGAAAGTCCGGCAAGGCGAAACCGCATCTGCCGTCCGCGTTGCTAAGGGAGCACCTGAGCTTGCGCACGGCCCTGCCCCGCGCCATCCGGCCGCTTGAAGAATGGCTTCGAGGCATTGTCTCGGAGCACGAGAGATCGCCGCTCTGA